In the Pirellulales bacterium genome, one interval contains:
- a CDS encoding hydantoinase B/oxoprolinase family protein produces the protein MSIEIDPITRSVVQHRLSSIVREMGEAMLRTSYSQILNSSRDFSLAICDTRSRLIAQADHIPVHVGALPWATLAVERRFSDVRPGDVILLNDPDHGGSHLPDLTAFVPVFDRQRRLLWTIVRAHQSDIGGATHGGYNPSATEIWQEGLRVPPIKLYEAGRLRDDLLDMLALNIRNPREFRGDLAAMVGAAHLGERRLSRLFTEFGAAVVEAAVETILDAAEAQTRAVISTWKDGEFRGEAFLDDDGHGRN, from the coding sequence ATGTCCATCGAGATCGACCCGATCACGCGATCCGTCGTCCAGCACCGGCTGAGCTCGATCGTGAGGGAAATGGGTGAAGCCATGCTTCGCACGTCCTATTCCCAGATCCTGAACTCCAGCCGGGATTTCTCGCTGGCGATTTGCGACACTAGGAGCCGCCTGATCGCGCAGGCTGACCATATCCCTGTACATGTCGGCGCATTGCCGTGGGCTACCCTGGCCGTCGAACGACGTTTCAGTGATGTTCGGCCGGGTGACGTCATCCTGCTCAACGATCCCGACCATGGCGGCAGCCATCTTCCCGACCTGACGGCATTTGTCCCGGTCTTCGATCGACAGCGGCGGTTGCTCTGGACCATCGTCCGGGCACACCAGAGCGACATCGGCGGCGCCACCCATGGCGGCTACAATCCGTCCGCCACCGAGATCTGGCAGGAGGGGCTGCGCGTCCCGCCGATCAAGCTCTACGAGGCCGGACGGTTACGCGACGATCTCCTGGACATGCTGGCACTGAATATCCGCAATCCCCGCGAGTTTCGCGGCGATCTGGCCGCCATGGTCGGGGCCGCGCACCTCGGAGAACGCCGGTTGTCGCGGCTGTTTACGGAATTTGGCGCCGCTGTCGTCGAGGCTGCAGTGGAGACGATTCTTGATGCGGCCGAGGCGCAAACCCGCGCGGTAATCTCGACGTGGAAGGATGGCGAGTTTCGCGGCGAGGCATTTCTCGACGACGATGGCCATGGCCGCAATG